One window of the Macaca thibetana thibetana isolate TM-01 chromosome 13, ASM2454274v1, whole genome shotgun sequence genome contains the following:
- the CCT4 gene encoding T-complex protein 1 subunit delta, which yields MPENVAPRSGAPAGAAGGRGKGAYQDRDKPAQIRFSNISAAKAVADAIRTSLGPKGMDKMIQDGKGDVTITNDGATILKQMQVLHPAARMLVELSKAQDIEAGDGTTSVVIIAGSLLDSCTKLLQKGIHPTIISESFQKALEKGIEILTDMSRPVELSDRETLLNSATTSLNSKVVSQYSSLLSPMSVNAVMKVIDPATATSVDLRDIKIVKKLGGTIDDCELVEGLVLTQKVSNSGITRVEKAKIGLIQFCLSAPKTDMDNQIVVSDYAQMDRVLREERAYILNLVKQIKKTGCNVLLIQKSILRDALSDLALHFLNKMKIMVIKDIEREDIEFICKTIGTKPVAHIDQFTADMLGSAELAEEVNLNGSGKLLKITGCASPGKTVTIVVRGSNKLVIEEAERSIHDALCVIRCLVKKRALIAGGGAPEIELALRLTEYSRTLSGMESYCVRAFADAMEVIPSTLAENAGLNPISTVTELRNRHAQGEKTSGINVRKGGISNILEELVVQPLLVSVSALTLATETVRSILKIDDVVNTR from the exons CGGTTGCTGATGCTATTAGAACAAGCCTTGGACCAAAAGGAATGGATAAAATG attcaaGATGGAAAAGGTGATGTAACCATTACAAATGATGGTGCTACCATTCTGAAACAAATGCAAGTGTTACATCCAGCAGCCAGAATG CTGGTGGAGCTATCTAAGGCTCAAGATATAGAAGCAGGGGATGGCACCACATCAGTAGTCATCATTGCTGGCTCCCTCTTAGATTCGTGTACCAAGCTTCTTCAGAAAG GGATTCATCCAACCATCATTTCTGAGTCATTCCAGAAGGCCCTGGAAAAGGGCATTGAAATCTTGACTGACATGTCTCGACCTGTGGAACTGAGTGACAGAGAAACTTTGTTAAATAGTGCAACCACTTCACTGAACTCAAAG gTTGTTTCTCAGTATTCAAGTCTGCTTTCTCCAATGAGTGTAAATGCAGTGATGAAAGTGATTGACCCAGCCACAGCCACCAGTGTAGATCTTAGAGATATTAAAATAGTTAAGAAGCTTGG tggGACAATTGATGACTGTGAGTTGGTGGAAGGGCTGGTTCTCACCCAAAAAGTGTCAAATTCTGGCATAACCAGAGTTGAAAAGGCCAAGATTGGGCTTATTCAGTTTTGCTTATCTGCTCCCAAAACAGAT ATGGATAATCAAATAGTGGTTTCTGACTATGCCCAGATGGACCGAGTGCTGCGAGAAGAGAGagcctatattttaaatttagtgaagcaaattaaaaaaacaggatGTAATGTCCTTCTCATACAGAAGTCTATTCTAAG agatgCTCTGAGTGATCTTGCATTACACTTTTTGAACAAAATGAAGATTATGGTGATTAAGGATATCGAAAGAGAAGACATTGAATTTATTTGTAAG acaatTGGAACCAAGCCAGTTGCTCATATTGACCAATTTACTGCTGACATGCTGGGTTCTGCCGAGTTAGCTGAGGAGGTCAATTTAAATGGTTCTGGCAAACTGCTCAAG ATTACAGGTTGTGCCAGCCCTGGAAAAACAGTTACAATTGTTGTTCGTGGTTCTAACAAACTGGTGATTGAAGAAGCAGAGCGCTCCATTCATGATGCCCTATGTGTTATTCGTTGTTTAGTGAAGAAGAG GGCTCTTATTGCAGGAGGTGGTGCTCCAGAAATAGAGTTGGCCCTACGATTAACTGAATATTCACGAACACTGAGTGGTATGGAATCCTACTGCGTTCGTGCTTTTGCAGATGCTATGGAGGTCATTCCATCTACACTAGCTGAAAATGCCGGCCTGAATCCCATTTCTACAGTAACAGAACTAAGAAACCGGCATGCCCAGGGAGAAAAAACTTCAGGCATTAATGTCCGAAAG GGTGGTATTTCCAACATTTTGGAGGAACTGGTTGTCCAGCCTCTGTTAGTGTCAGTCAGTGCTCTGACTCTTGCAACTGAAACTGTTCGGAGCATTCTGAAAATTGATGATGTG GTAAACACTCGATAA